The following proteins are encoded in a genomic region of Flammeovirga pectinis:
- a CDS encoding SusC/RagA family TonB-linked outer membrane protein, translating into MKKALLLLTLFLSATLLSVAQERTISGVIKDSNGESLPGVAIIVKGTSKGTVSNIEGQYKLLVPNDNTVLVFRLVGFKEIEKAVGSQTTLSISLDEDAKQLDEVVVSALGFEEDIDKLGSAPSKISSESLVESGEANLINGMAGKASGVRITRSSGDPGAGSSIQIRGQSTITGNLQPLIIVDGMPINNSNIGEGTDGVTQQSRMNDINPNDIESMQVLKGASAAALWGSRAANGVIVITTKKGSSAGKKLNVSFRTSYSMDKVNKQPNLQSTYGQGFGGAFGENTGFSWGDKISERAGGADAVDKTGGKFTSQSGKEYYTITQKNSRETYEDSNWDEVFQTGSYWENNLSLSGGDRDGSFMFSISDLDQNGVVKNSNYKRTTARLNTMKRFGDKFKLTNTLNYTHTTSDRTQKGSNLAGLMLGLLRTSPDFDNRDYKGTYDPQDGSAPIANRHRSYRSAIANYPEGGAPTYNNPSWTVNEQKNPSKVNRFVGTVEAQLLPATWFDVTLRTGIDYYNEQRSSYFPQYSSGNAAGYYDEDVLTEMQFNTDLIGRVQKEITSDLHFTGLVGFNYNQRDYSSQGASMTGFVLATAPPNFTNATAENTAPYNYYSTTKIAAMYGSANFAYKNKLFVNGTLRGEAASTYGENAESVYYYPSADAAYQLVNNASGALSFAKLRTSWGQVGVQPGVYRTKTLYVAGNVAESWGPELDMSGYGGGFSLSSSAGNSFLKPEIKSEWEVGADFRFLADKMRLGVTYFQNETQDVLFDLDVAPSAGFSSQYGNAGTLENKGIELDLGYDIFRSSDWRVSLDLNWTKIDNKVTDLQGAESIFLEGFTSTSSRAVEGYPVGSFWGTDFERNEDGSLVLDDAGFPMQSATESVIGNPNPEWNAGLGVTVQYKGFRLYALFDHQQGGQVWNGTKGALSYFGRTAESATEATATTPVANVYGDVYGAGETFRGAVHDFGGGPVALDETWYWGGLGSGFTGPGSQFIEDATSTRLRELTMSYSLSMPQLKKALKVSSIDLSITGRNLFIWTDYSGIDPETNLTGASNGRGLDYFNNPSTKSWVFTAAFNW; encoded by the coding sequence ATGAAAAAAGCATTATTGCTACTAACTCTCTTTTTGAGTGCTACTTTACTATCTGTAGCTCAAGAGAGAACTATTTCTGGTGTTATCAAGGATTCTAATGGAGAATCATTACCAGGCGTTGCCATAATTGTAAAAGGCACATCAAAAGGTACTGTATCTAATATTGAAGGTCAGTACAAATTATTAGTTCCAAATGACAATACAGTACTAGTATTTAGGCTGGTTGGTTTTAAAGAAATTGAAAAAGCTGTAGGATCTCAAACTACTTTATCAATTTCTTTAGATGAAGATGCTAAACAACTAGATGAAGTTGTTGTTTCGGCATTAGGTTTTGAGGAAGATATTGATAAACTAGGTTCTGCTCCTTCTAAAATTTCATCAGAAAGTTTAGTTGAATCAGGTGAAGCTAATCTTATAAACGGGATGGCTGGTAAAGCATCGGGTGTAAGAATAACAAGGTCTTCTGGTGATCCAGGAGCTGGTTCAAGTATTCAAATTCGTGGGCAATCTACTATAACAGGTAATTTACAGCCACTTATTATTGTTGATGGTATGCCAATCAATAATTCAAATATTGGAGAAGGTACAGATGGGGTAACTCAACAATCTCGAATGAATGATATTAATCCTAACGATATTGAGTCAATGCAAGTACTTAAAGGTGCTTCAGCTGCTGCACTTTGGGGTTCAAGAGCTGCGAATGGTGTAATTGTTATCACAACAAAAAAAGGTTCATCTGCAGGTAAGAAATTAAATGTATCATTTAGAACTTCTTATTCAATGGATAAAGTAAATAAGCAACCTAATTTACAATCAACTTATGGTCAGGGATTTGGTGGTGCATTCGGAGAAAACACAGGTTTTTCATGGGGTGATAAAATCTCTGAAAGAGCAGGTGGTGCTGATGCTGTAGATAAAACAGGTGGTAAATTTACTTCTCAATCAGGTAAAGAATATTATACTATAACTCAGAAGAATAGTAGAGAAACTTATGAAGATTCAAATTGGGATGAAGTATTCCAAACTGGTAGTTATTGGGAAAATAACTTATCATTATCAGGTGGTGATAGAGATGGCTCATTCATGTTTTCAATTTCAGATTTAGATCAAAATGGTGTTGTTAAAAACTCTAACTATAAGAGAACGACTGCTCGCTTAAATACAATGAAACGTTTTGGTGATAAGTTTAAATTAACAAACACTTTAAATTATACACATACTACATCTGATCGTACTCAAAAAGGATCAAACTTAGCAGGTTTAATGTTAGGTTTATTAAGAACATCTCCTGATTTTGATAATAGAGATTACAAAGGTACTTATGATCCTCAAGATGGATCAGCTCCAATAGCTAATCGTCATAGATCATATAGAAGTGCAATAGCAAACTACCCTGAAGGAGGTGCTCCTACTTATAATAATCCATCTTGGACTGTTAATGAGCAAAAGAACCCTTCTAAAGTAAATCGTTTTGTAGGTACCGTTGAAGCACAATTATTACCAGCTACTTGGTTTGATGTTACTTTAAGGACAGGTATTGATTATTACAATGAGCAGAGAAGTTCATACTTTCCACAGTACTCATCAGGAAATGCAGCAGGATATTACGATGAAGATGTTTTGACAGAAATGCAATTTAATACTGACCTTATAGGTAGAGTTCAAAAAGAAATTACATCTGATTTACATTTTACAGGTTTAGTTGGATTTAACTATAACCAAAGAGATTATTCTTCTCAAGGTGCCTCAATGACTGGTTTTGTACTGGCAACAGCACCTCCAAATTTCACAAATGCTACTGCAGAAAATACTGCTCCTTATAACTATTACAGTACTACAAAAATTGCAGCAATGTATGGTTCTGCAAACTTTGCTTATAAAAATAAGCTTTTTGTAAATGGTACATTAAGAGGTGAAGCAGCATCAACTTATGGTGAAAATGCGGAATCTGTTTATTATTACCCTTCTGCAGATGCGGCTTATCAACTAGTTAATAATGCATCAGGAGCTTTAAGTTTTGCAAAATTACGAACTTCGTGGGGACAAGTTGGTGTCCAACCAGGTGTTTATAGAACAAAAACTTTATATGTAGCTGGCAACGTAGCTGAATCTTGGGGTCCCGAATTAGATATGTCTGGTTATGGTGGAGGTTTCTCATTATCTTCAAGTGCAGGTAATTCTTTCTTAAAACCTGAGATTAAATCAGAATGGGAAGTTGGTGCTGACTTTAGATTCTTAGCTGATAAAATGAGATTAGGTGTAACTTATTTCCAAAACGAAACACAAGATGTATTATTTGATTTAGATGTTGCTCCTTCAGCAGGTTTCTCATCTCAATACGGTAATGCAGGTACTCTAGAAAATAAAGGTATCGAGTTAGATTTAGGATATGATATTTTTAGAAGTTCAGATTGGAGAGTTTCTTTAGATCTTAATTGGACTAAAATTGATAATAAAGTTACTGATTTACAAGGTGCAGAGTCGATCTTCTTAGAAGGATTTACTTCAACTTCTTCAAGAGCCGTTGAAGGTTATCCTGTAGGTTCTTTTTGGGGTACTGATTTTGAAAGAAATGAGGATGGTTCTTTAGTGTTAGATGACGCTGGATTTCCTATGCAATCTGCAACAGAAAGTGTAATTGGTAACCCAAATCCAGAATGGAATGCAGGTTTAGGTGTTACAGTTCAGTACAAAGGCTTTAGACTATATGCATTATTTGATCATCAACAAGGAGGTCAAGTGTGGAATGGTACTAAGGGTGCTTTATCATACTTTGGACGTACTGCGGAATCAGCAACAGAAGCTACTGCTACTACTCCAGTTGCCAATGTATATGGTGATGTATATGGTGCAGGAGAAACTTTCAGAGGAGCTGTTCATGACTTCGGTGGAGGACCAGTTGCTTTAGATGAAACTTGGTATTGGGGTGGTTTAGGATCAGGTTTTACAGGACCTGGTTCACAATTTATTGAAGATGCTACTTCTACAAGATTAAGAGAGTTAACAATGAGTTATAGCTTAAGTATGCCTCAATTAAAGAAAGCATTAAAAGTATCATCAATCGATTTATCAATTACTGGCCGTAATCTATTTATTTGGACTGATTACTCAGGAATTGATCCAGAAACAAATTTAACTGGCGCTTCTAATGGTAGAGGTTTAGATTATTTTAACAATCCAAGTACTAAATCATGGGTATTCACTGCAGCGTTTAACTGGTAA
- a CDS encoding SusD/RagB family nutrient-binding outer membrane lipoprotein produces MKNILKSVLLATAIAGTSMSCAKLVEGENVSPNSPTSAPAEIVMPSSQLALAFVNEGDIARIAGMWSGYFTGSDRQYTALNNYLTVATDYDSSWDNLYREAIANAINALNGAIENNNRVLQGYCKVVIANSLGLATNLWGDVPASQISDIENYPMPVFDSQADVYNYVQTLLDEAIADIESGQGGVSQDLLNVNVKALYTLKARYYMHVKDYSMALSNANKGITDTSEDMFISHGTSPYIDANTYWMFVAYERAGYMTANEAFAVDYIKGRTNAKTNMAHIWNYLYTEVTDEVTGDITGYNLNTSGFFAQDRAFPLTTLQETQLIKAEAAARTNDLAVSLTAINEYRAYMNSGGYIAPEFQVLGDEDNPIVMQYDPYVEADFQSGGLLNDGSLAEDKAYLKEVLAARYTTLVGLLEGFSDVRRTYNESEVRVPVTPTVGAKLPQRLLYPQIEVNTNQNLVEVVDLFTPTPVNQ; encoded by the coding sequence ATGAAAAATATATTAAAATCAGTTTTATTAGCAACAGCAATAGCAGGTACTTCGATGTCTTGCGCTAAGCTAGTAGAAGGTGAAAACGTTAGCCCTAACTCACCAACTAGTGCTCCAGCAGAAATTGTAATGCCATCATCTCAATTAGCACTTGCCTTTGTAAACGAAGGTGATATTGCAAGAATTGCAGGTATGTGGTCTGGTTATTTTACTGGTTCAGATAGACAGTATACTGCTTTAAATAACTATTTAACTGTAGCAACTGATTATGACAGTTCATGGGATAACCTTTATAGAGAAGCAATAGCAAATGCAATCAATGCACTTAATGGAGCCATTGAGAATAATAATAGAGTCCTTCAAGGATATTGTAAAGTAGTAATTGCTAATTCTTTAGGTTTAGCAACAAACCTTTGGGGAGATGTCCCTGCTTCGCAGATTTCAGATATTGAAAACTATCCAATGCCTGTTTTTGATTCTCAAGCAGATGTATATAATTATGTTCAAACTTTACTTGATGAAGCAATAGCTGATATTGAGTCAGGTCAAGGTGGAGTATCTCAAGATCTTTTAAATGTAAATGTTAAAGCATTGTATACTTTAAAAGCAAGATACTATATGCATGTAAAGGATTATTCTATGGCATTATCAAATGCAAATAAAGGTATTACTGATACTTCAGAAGATATGTTTATTTCCCATGGTACTTCTCCTTATATAGATGCAAATACTTATTGGATGTTCGTTGCTTATGAGAGAGCTGGTTATATGACAGCTAATGAAGCTTTTGCTGTTGATTATATCAAAGGTAGAACAAATGCAAAAACAAACATGGCTCACATTTGGAATTACTTATATACTGAAGTAACAGATGAAGTAACAGGAGATATTACTGGTTATAATTTAAATACTTCTGGTTTTTTTGCACAAGATAGAGCTTTTCCACTTACAACTTTGCAAGAAACTCAATTGATTAAAGCTGAAGCAGCAGCTAGAACAAATGATCTAGCAGTAAGTTTAACAGCTATTAATGAATATAGAGCATATATGAATAGTGGAGGTTATATTGCTCCTGAATTTCAGGTTCTTGGTGATGAAGATAATCCTATTGTAATGCAATATGATCCTTATGTAGAAGCAGATTTTCAAAGTGGAGGTTTGTTAAATGATGGTTCATTAGCTGAGGACAAAGCATATCTTAAAGAAGTTTTAGCAGCAAGGTACACAACACTTGTAGGTTTGTTAGAAGGTTTTTCAGATGTAAGACGAACTTATAATGAAAGTGAAGTGAGAGTACCAGTTACTCCAACAGTTGGAGCTAAATTACCTCAACGTTTGCTTTATCCTCAAATTGAGGTGAATACAAATCAAAATTTAGTAGAAGTAGTTGATTTGTTCACTCCAACTCCAGTAAATCAATAA
- a CDS encoding SusC/RagA family TonB-linked outer membrane protein, translating into MRKALLLVSLMLTMVFAGFAQERSISGVIKDASGEALPGVTVVVKGTTQGTVTNIDGKYRLMVTGDNPTLQYRLIGYKTQEVIVGSQSEITIALEEDVEQLDEVVVTALGVERDERSLGYSVQNVSGEEMSEVKSANMVDGLGGKIAGVQVSSSGAMGGSSRIVIRGVNSVSGNNQPLFVVDGVPIDNSNFTSSNQSRGAGGYDYGNAAQDINPDDIETMSVLKGASAAALYGSRAANGVVMITTKSGKGAKSNKIGVSVNAGVSFESVLKLPDYQNGYGGGGGGAFPGGTDANGIPYAAYAVDESWGPALDGTLARQWYSFDEWHPDYGKGTPWVAHPNNVKDFFDTGVTSNIGVSLTGNTEKSSFRLSYTNYDIKGVFPNSEMQRDNFSLNATQKLTDKLKVNVGANYVGSKALGRPGTGYDGNNVMQQFNQWGQRQWDDAQMKQYKNPDGSQRTWNRKSASDPAPKYSDNPYWVRNENYQDDDRNRFYGNVGLNYQFNGGFSASAKVMTDYYTDYRRERIAVGSQAISEYSEDVRSVQETNYEAMLRYDKTFTNELSLNAFVGGNIRTNKYRRNYQGTSNGLSVPNLYTTSNSNGPVQTVDSGTDKQVNSVFGSASLGYRNTFFVDASLRADQSSTLPANNNTYLYPAVSGSVVFTELGSLADSKVISFGKVRLGWAQVGNDTDPYSVNQTYSADSRGAFNGNPIYYVPNTLNNSNIKPEQTTSLELGLDMRFFNDRLGFDATIYKNVSTDQIIDVPTSGSTGYTRQIINAGEMLNQGVELSINATPILTESGFRWDLGFNYAKNYNELVKLADGLDNLRLANAPFAVSVNATEGQSYGQIRGTGYQRNDNGDLLVGAGGTYLPTDELVNLGSSLADWTGGLSNTFTYKGISLRVLLDMRFGGKLFSTTNMWGNYSGIMAETVANNIREDGIIVPGVKEDGTTNDVVIDANTHFYANGGYIIAEANMYDASYVKLKELALTYRIPSNITKKIGAYGASFSVTGRNLWILHSNVPHIDPEFANNSGNVQGIEGGAVPTTKSWGFNLKLDF; encoded by the coding sequence ATGAGAAAAGCACTTTTACTAGTGTCTCTTATGCTTACAATGGTTTTTGCCGGGTTTGCACAAGAGAGATCAATATCTGGTGTAATTAAAGATGCTTCGGGAGAAGCACTTCCAGGTGTTACTGTTGTCGTTAAAGGGACAACACAAGGTACTGTTACAAATATTGACGGTAAATACCGCTTAATGGTAACAGGTGATAATCCTACTTTACAATATAGACTTATAGGGTATAAAACTCAAGAAGTTATTGTAGGAAGCCAATCTGAAATCACAATCGCTTTAGAAGAAGACGTAGAACAGTTAGATGAAGTTGTAGTAACAGCTTTAGGTGTTGAAAGAGACGAAAGATCTCTAGGATACTCTGTTCAAAATGTTTCTGGAGAAGAGATGTCAGAGGTAAAGTCTGCAAATATGGTAGACGGTCTTGGAGGTAAAATTGCAGGAGTGCAAGTGTCTTCAAGTGGAGCAATGGGTGGTTCATCTCGTATTGTTATACGTGGTGTAAATTCAGTATCAGGAAATAACCAACCTTTATTTGTTGTTGATGGTGTACCTATCGATAACTCTAACTTTACATCTTCAAATCAATCAAGAGGTGCAGGTGGTTATGATTATGGTAATGCAGCGCAAGATATTAACCCTGATGACATAGAAACTATGTCAGTTCTTAAAGGTGCATCAGCTGCAGCTTTATATGGTTCAAGAGCAGCAAATGGTGTTGTAATGATTACAACTAAATCAGGAAAAGGTGCTAAAAGTAATAAGATAGGTGTATCTGTTAATGCAGGTGTATCATTTGAATCAGTATTGAAGTTACCAGATTACCAAAATGGCTACGGTGGTGGCGGTGGCGGTGCATTCCCTGGAGGAACTGACGCGAATGGTATTCCTTATGCAGCATATGCAGTAGATGAATCTTGGGGACCAGCATTAGATGGTACTTTAGCTAGACAATGGTATTCTTTTGATGAATGGCATCCTGACTATGGTAAAGGTACACCTTGGGTAGCACATCCAAATAACGTTAAAGATTTCTTTGATACAGGTGTTACTTCAAATATCGGTGTTTCTTTAACTGGTAATACAGAAAAATCAAGCTTTAGATTATCTTACACAAACTATGATATTAAAGGTGTTTTCCCTAACAGTGAAATGCAAAGAGATAACTTTAGTTTGAATGCAACTCAAAAGTTAACTGATAAATTAAAGGTTAATGTTGGGGCAAATTATGTTGGTTCTAAGGCTTTAGGTCGTCCTGGTACTGGTTATGATGGAAATAACGTCATGCAGCAGTTCAATCAGTGGGGACAACGTCAATGGGATGATGCTCAAATGAAGCAATACAAAAACCCTGACGGTTCTCAAAGAACATGGAATAGAAAATCAGCTTCAGATCCTGCTCCTAAATATTCAGATAACCCATATTGGGTACGTAACGAGAATTACCAAGATGACGACAGAAATCGTTTTTATGGTAACGTTGGCTTAAATTACCAATTTAATGGTGGTTTCTCTGCAAGTGCAAAAGTAATGACTGATTACTACACTGATTATAGAAGAGAAAGAATTGCAGTAGGTTCTCAAGCAATTTCTGAATATAGTGAAGACGTTAGATCTGTTCAAGAAACTAACTACGAAGCAATGTTACGTTATGACAAAACATTCACAAATGAGCTATCATTGAATGCTTTTGTAGGCGGAAACATAAGAACAAATAAGTATCGTAGAAATTATCAAGGTACTTCAAATGGTCTTTCAGTACCTAATTTGTATACTACATCAAATTCTAATGGTCCTGTTCAAACTGTAGATAGTGGTACTGATAAGCAAGTAAATTCAGTTTTTGGTAGTGCTTCATTAGGTTACCGAAATACATTTTTTGTTGATGCTTCTTTAAGAGCAGATCAGTCATCTACACTACCTGCAAATAACAATACTTATTTATACCCTGCGGTATCTGGATCGGTAGTATTTACAGAATTAGGAAGTCTTGCAGATTCAAAAGTAATCTCTTTTGGTAAAGTACGTTTAGGTTGGGCTCAAGTAGGAAATGACACAGACCCTTACAGTGTTAATCAAACATATTCTGCTGATTCAAGAGGTGCTTTTAATGGTAACCCAATTTATTATGTACCTAACACTTTAAATAATTCTAATATCAAACCAGAACAGACTACTTCTTTAGAATTAGGTTTAGATATGCGTTTCTTTAATGATCGTTTAGGATTTGATGCAACGATTTATAAAAACGTATCAACAGATCAGATTATTGATGTGCCTACTTCTGGTTCAACTGGTTATACAAGACAAATCATCAATGCAGGTGAAATGTTAAACCAAGGTGTTGAATTATCAATAAATGCAACTCCTATCTTAACAGAAAGTGGTTTCAGATGGGATTTAGGCTTCAATTATGCTAAAAACTACAATGAACTAGTAAAATTAGCTGATGGTCTTGATAATTTACGTTTAGCTAATGCTCCATTCGCAGTTTCTGTAAATGCTACTGAAGGTCAATCTTATGGACAGATCAGAGGTACAGGATACCAAAGAAATGACAATGGTGATTTATTAGTAGGAGCTGGAGGTACTTATTTACCAACTGATGAATTAGTAAACTTAGGTTCTTCTCTTGCAGATTGGACAGGTGGTTTATCAAATACATTTACTTATAAAGGTATATCTCTTAGAGTATTATTAGATATGCGTTTTGGTGGTAAACTTTTCTCTACAACTAATATGTGGGGTAATTACTCAGGAATAATGGCAGAAACAGTTGCCAATAATATTCGTGAGGATGGTATTATTGTACCAGGTGTAAAAGAAGATGGAACGACTAATGATGTTGTTATTGATGCTAATACACACTTTTATGCTAACGGCGGTTACATCATTGCAGAAGCAAATATGTATGATGCATCTTATGTGAAATTAAAAGAGTTAGCATTAACATATAGAATTCCATCTAACATTACGAAGAAAATTGGTGCTTATGGTGCTTCATTCTCTGTAACTGGTAGAAACTTATGGATTCTTCATTCAAATGTACCGCACATTGATCCTGAATTTGCAAATAACTCAGGTAACGTACAAGGTATTGAGGGTGGTGCAGTTCCTACAACTAAATCTTGGGGTTTCAACTTGAAACTAGATTTCTAA
- a CDS encoding SusD/RagB family nutrient-binding outer membrane lipoprotein encodes MKFINKLKTVLVAGGMAAAMFACTDLEELNVDPNNPSEVPASYLLTSGQKYAMENVWDEWANGRFGLVYSQYWSQQAYPSESRFRYRDSSVNSQWISYFAAGGLKDLKASMDIAMGLLENDAIVGDAKDRASNQYAVAQITRVWLMHLVTDIWGPVPYTEALQGNDVIAPSYDKQEMIYSSLLTELTEAQSKVVATTGVDGDVIYNGNMAKWAKFAQSLKLRIALRMADRDNGVKLAEVVAAGGFIAGNEDNATLVFGSAPHNNPLNEDRKTRADFAASNTMVDLLSDMSDPRMGLYFDPTEASVIAGTPEYIGVIYGLDDNTANNLDISEYSQPSAATLYEKAPGIYISYPEVCFALAEAAQRASNATLAATHYEAGIRASMEFWNGQAGLAGMTRTIAQADIDAYVIAHPYDATNWKTSLGIQKWIALYMQGHQGWIEWRRLDFGVLRSPVAGHDRGNGEIPVRRPYPTDEQTLNLSSYSAGVEVLNTEAGFTGSGEFQGDNLNNPVWWDMTKGTQVAVDSDGNPIP; translated from the coding sequence ATGAAATTTATAAATAAATTAAAAACAGTTCTTGTAGCAGGTGGTATGGCAGCAGCAATGTTTGCATGTACTGACCTAGAAGAGCTAAATGTAGATCCTAACAACCCTTCAGAGGTTCCTGCATCATATTTATTGACATCAGGTCAAAAATATGCTATGGAAAATGTTTGGGATGAATGGGCGAATGGTCGTTTTGGTCTAGTTTACTCACAATATTGGTCTCAACAAGCTTACCCTTCTGAAAGCCGTTTCCGTTACAGAGATTCTTCTGTAAATAGTCAGTGGATCAGCTATTTTGCTGCTGGAGGTCTTAAAGACTTGAAGGCAAGTATGGATATAGCAATGGGATTATTGGAAAATGATGCTATTGTTGGTGATGCAAAAGATAGAGCATCAAATCAATATGCTGTTGCTCAAATTACACGCGTATGGTTAATGCATTTAGTTACAGATATCTGGGGACCAGTTCCTTATACTGAAGCTTTACAAGGTAATGACGTAATTGCTCCATCTTATGATAAGCAAGAAATGATTTACTCAAGCTTATTAACAGAATTAACTGAAGCTCAGTCAAAAGTTGTAGCTACAACAGGTGTTGATGGTGATGTAATCTATAATGGTAATATGGCTAAATGGGCAAAGTTTGCTCAATCTCTAAAGCTACGTATTGCTCTAAGAATGGCTGATAGAGACAATGGAGTTAAATTAGCAGAAGTAGTTGCAGCAGGTGGTTTTATTGCAGGAAATGAGGATAATGCTACATTAGTTTTTGGATCAGCTCCTCATAACAATCCTTTGAATGAGGATCGTAAAACACGTGCTGACTTTGCTGCAAGTAATACAATGGTAGATTTACTATCTGATATGAGTGATCCTCGTATGGGATTATATTTTGATCCAACTGAAGCTTCAGTTATAGCAGGTACGCCAGAGTATATTGGTGTGATATATGGTTTAGATGATAATACAGCTAACAATTTAGATATATCAGAATACTCTCAACCTTCAGCAGCAACTTTATATGAGAAGGCTCCTGGAATCTATATATCTTATCCTGAAGTATGTTTTGCTTTAGCTGAAGCAGCTCAAAGAGCATCTAATGCGACATTGGCAGCAACACATTATGAAGCAGGTATTAGAGCGTCAATGGAATTTTGGAATGGTCAAGCAGGATTAGCAGGCATGACAAGAACAATTGCTCAGGCGGATATTGATGCTTATGTAATTGCTCACCCATATGATGCAACTAATTGGAAAACTTCTTTAGGTATTCAAAAGTGGATTGCTTTATATATGCAAGGTCATCAAGGATGGATAGAATGGAGACGTCTTGACTTTGGAGTTTTAAGATCACCAGTTGCAGGTCATGATAGAGGTAATGGTGAAATACCTGTTCGTCGTCCTTACCCAACTGATGAACAGACATTAAATTTATCTTCATATTCAGCAGGTGTTGAAGTACTTAATACTGAAGCTGGTTTTACAGGTTCAGGTGAATTTCAAGGAGATAACTTGAATAATCCAGTATGGTGGGATATGACAAAAGGTACTCAAGTAGCTGTTGATAGTGATGGTAATCCTATTCCTTAA
- the guaA gene encoding glutamine-hydrolyzing GMP synthase encodes MMDKILIYDFGSQYTQLIARRVRELNVYCEIFPYNHEPKIDHSEYKGVILSGSPHSVLEDDAPNFDVSDIRGKMPLLGVCFGAQMLAHQNGGTVARSEHREYGRANLDFIDHTSPMMKGIPEDTQVWMSHGDTILNLPDSFKVIASTTSIPVAAYRILGEETFGLQFHPEVTHSKDGKFMLQDFVVGVCECKQDWTPESFVDSTVAELKAQLGDDRVILGLSGGVDSSVAAVLLHRAIGENLYCIFVDNGLLRKNEFESVLESYHGLGLNVKGVNSKDLFYKELEGKTDPEDKRKAIGKIFVDVFETESKLIENAKWLGQGTIYPDVIESVSVKGPSATIKSHHNVGGLPDYMKLKVVEPLNTLFKDEVRLVGKALNIPQEILGRHPFPGPGLGIRILGDVTAEKVEVLQEVDYIFIQGLKDHGLYDDVWQAGAMLLPVNSVGVMGDERTYEKVVALRAVSSLDGMTADWVHLPYEFLAEISNNIINRVKGVNRVVYDISSKPPATIEWE; translated from the coding sequence ATTATGGACAAGATCCTAATTTATGACTTCGGTTCTCAGTATACACAGCTAATTGCTAGACGTGTAAGAGAGTTAAATGTTTATTGTGAGATTTTTCCTTACAATCACGAGCCGAAGATTGATCATTCTGAGTACAAAGGTGTTATCCTTTCAGGTAGCCCTCACTCAGTTTTAGAAGACGATGCACCAAACTTCGACGTTTCCGATATTCGCGGAAAAATGCCTCTTCTAGGTGTGTGTTTTGGCGCACAGATGCTTGCTCATCAGAATGGAGGAACTGTCGCACGTTCAGAGCACCGTGAGTACGGTCGTGCAAACCTTGATTTCATAGACCATACAAGTCCTATGATGAAAGGGATACCAGAAGACACTCAAGTATGGATGTCGCATGGTGATACAATCCTTAATCTTCCTGATAGCTTTAAAGTAATTGCGAGTACTACTAGTATTCCTGTTGCAGCATATAGAATTCTTGGCGAAGAAACATTTGGTTTACAATTCCATCCAGAAGTAACACACTCAAAAGACGGTAAGTTTATGCTTCAGGATTTTGTAGTAGGTGTTTGTGAATGTAAGCAAGATTGGACACCAGAATCTTTTGTAGATAGTACTGTAGCAGAATTAAAGGCACAACTTGGAGATGACCGTGTAATATTAGGTTTATCTGGTGGTGTAGATTCTTCTGTAGCTGCAGTTTTACTTCATAGAGCAATTGGTGAAAACCTATATTGTATTTTTGTTGACAATGGTTTACTTCGTAAAAACGAATTTGAATCTGTTTTAGAATCTTACCATGGTTTAGGTCTTAATGTTAAAGGCGTAAATTCTAAAGACTTATTTTATAAAGAGTTAGAAGGTAAAACTGATCCAGAAGATAAGCGTAAAGCTATTGGTAAAATCTTTGTAGATGTATTTGAAACAGAATCGAAGCTGATTGAAAATGCAAAATGGTTAGGTCAAGGAACTATTTATCCTGATGTAATCGAATCCGTATCTGTAAAAGGGCCTTCGGCAACAATTAAATCTCATCATAATGTAGGTGGTTTACCTGATTATATGAAATTGAAAGTTGTAGAACCATTAAATACTTTATTTAAAGATGAAGTGCGTTTAGTGGGTAAGGCTTTAAATATTCCTCAAGAAATTTTAGGTAGACATCCTTTCCCAGGTCCTGGTTTAGGTATCCGTATTTTGGGTGATGTAACTGCAGAGAAAGTAGAGGTTTTACAAGAAGTTGACTACATCTTTATCCAAGGTTTAAAAGACCATGGTTTATATGATGATGTATGGCAAGCTGGAGCAATGCTTTTACCAGTAAACTCTGTTGGAGTTATGGGTGATGAGCGTACATATGAAAAAGTAGTAGCTTTAAGAGCAGTTTCATCTTTAGATGGTATGACTGCAGATTGGGTACACTTACCTTATGAGTTCCTTGCAGAAATTAGTAACAATATCATCAATAGAGTAAAAGGTGTAAATAGAGTAGTATATGATATTAGCTCTAAACCACCAGCAACTATTGAATGGGAATAG